Proteins from a genomic interval of Calypte anna isolate BGI_N300 chromosome 6, bCalAnn1_v1.p, whole genome shotgun sequence:
- the NDUFB8 gene encoding NADH dehydrogenase [ubiquinone] 1 beta subcomplex subunit 8, mitochondrial: MAAAGFRRVLWPRAPARIWAARAALPPGTRGASEMSKDLLPGPYPRTPEERAAAAKKYNMRVEDYEPYPDEGFGYGDYPKLPNKSLHERDPWYQWDQQDLRHNWGQPMHWNFDMYIRNRVDTSPTPVPWHIMSKHLLVFLGTMLVMFALGEIYPSYRPVGPKQYPFNDLYLERGGDPSKEPPAVTHYEI; this comes from the exons ATGGCTGCCGCCGGGTTCCGCCGCGTCCTCTGGCCCCGGGCACCCGCTCGGATCTGGGCGGCCCGGGCTGCGCTGCCGCCGGGGACGCGAGGGG CTTCCGAGATGTCCAAGGATCTCCTGCCCGGGCCCTACCCCCGGACACCGGAGGAGCGGGCGGCAGCTGCCAAGAAGTACAACATGAGGGTGGAGGACTACGAGCCCTACCCCGACGAGGGCTTCGG GTATGGTGACTACCCCAAGCTCCCTAACAAGTCTCTTCATGAGAGAGACCCCTGGTACCAGTGGGACCAGCAGGATTTGAGGCATAACTGGGGGCAGCCG ATGCACTGGAACTTTGACATGTACATTCGGAACCGGGTCGATACCTCCCCCACTCCAGTTCCCTGGCACATCATGAGCAAACACCTTCTTGTCTTCCTGGGAACCATGCTGGTCATGTTTGCTCTTGGAGAGATCTATCCATCTTACAGGCCTGTG GGACCGAAGCAATATCCCTTCAATGACCTGTAtctggagagaggaggagaccCCAGTAAAGAGCCACCAGCAGTGACACACTATGAGATCTGA